One genomic segment of Melospiza georgiana isolate bMelGeo1 chromosome 21, bMelGeo1.pri, whole genome shotgun sequence includes these proteins:
- the CCDC40 gene encoding coiled-coil domain-containing protein 40 isoform X2 yields MAEPPRDDMEQPGPGGGASPPPSGAPAAEPGSGAGASSHHAAPSSELPGAHGSQGRERAAEEPERRRPRLKKGETELLVLDPEHPLMTRFQAALKNYLTKQIEQVNLDLHGMRTAMKSSKEQREELGVILYGAQQQLGQLEEELEKSQERWWQAAEARQQLEEELQALRAAHKEMCHSTEGERKKVSTMQTQIENLALELLYVQSMDQEMHHRLLLMKQTARRAEADRIRAEVEKKKQDIFLDQLTRRVHQLQEQIALFEAQLVAQAEDTKVTRQAITEAGLEVQAINMEKKKLMEHWNSSLAGMKQRDEAYVVTQELLSNYRRDLKSLEGDIHGCGKSIRKEEEKNESLVRLLNRSQNDASVTRKLIAQCLQEQEALQVQAGTYTRVLHETEEALSRTRMDQAAHLNELLSIRKGIQKGTYASEQLESEIMAKLQDQRISSKVAKHFSQLAEKLRNRKSDLELHFYKVENDVAQIILNATNTSCRLTVHQKTLCEVDKEIKNVNEQITCQENEIAKSKILAEKKGGILCLYNKKLEMLLSQQGGQELGPLEIEINRLNQEIEDCNSEAVTLQKYWLSEQKELMKLTQEKEEQITSLDTLQKQSIIMQQRKLRLDNEIQQEMKEQKDVERHMKNMSNDLIKLNTLINKNNSSVENLQNGRIVTENEFVQSLKAAEKESMEMQERHSKLTEEKERLLNSLVEAEHQILLWEKKFQLAKEMKDTTDALTEHGEIHDMKTEIRRMQVRYGQLQKQQEMLIRAMEACVSQRETITDRAEAQSKLKHSAKSDVQSRKEDLKKKIREIQENIYECNQTMQELETIQESLKDNFSGKQQEVCQLQDETESLILDREYLHYEKRWNLLEIVAHQARQKQLQALRQGKYKALCLTEESCMNQQEKVEDRLQTISTIVQQIQEEQPQHQRALQWLSHCLRAKLASQEA; encoded by the exons ATGGCGGAGCCGCCGCGG GACGACATGGAGCAGCCAGGCCCAGGCGGAGGAGCCTCTCCCCCTCCCTCGGGAGCACCCGCAGCCGAGCCAG GGAGCGGAGCAGGAGCCAGCTCTCACCATGCAGCGCCGAGCTCGGAGCTCCCCGGCGCCCATGGCAGCCAAGGAAGGGAGAGGGCGGCCGAGGAGCCGGAGAGGAGGAGACCGAGGctgaaaaaaggagaaacagaGCTGCTCGTCCTGGACCCAGAACAT CCTCTGATGACAAGATTCCAGGCTGCCCTGAAGAACTACCTCACCAAGCAGATAGAACAAGTGAACCTGGACCTGCATGGAATG AGAACAGCCATGAAGAGCAGCAAGGAGCAGCGCGAGGAGCTGGGGGTGATCCTCTATggggcccagcagcagctggggcagctggaggaggagctggagaagagCCAGGAGCGCTGGTGGCAGGCGGCAGAGGcacggcagcagctggaggaggagctgcaggcccTCAGGGCTGCTCACAAGGAAATGTGTCACAGCACCGAGGGGGAGCGCAAGAAAG TTTCTACAATGCAGACCCAGATTGAAAACCTGGCCTTGGAGCTCCTCTACGTGCAGAGCATGGACCAGGAGATGCATCACAGGCTCTTACTGATGAAACAGACAGCAAGGAGGGCTGAGGCAGACAGGATCCGGGCTGAGgtggagaagaaaaaacag GACATTTTCCTGGACCAGCTGACAAGGAGAGtccaccagctgcaggaacaaatTGCTCTGTTTGAAGCTCAGCTTGTGGCCCAGGCAGAGGACACAAAAGTGACCCGGCAGGCAATCACTGAG gctgggctggaggtcCAGGCCATTAACATGGAGAAAAAGAAGCTGATGGAGCACTGGAACAGCAGCTTGGCTGGAATGAAGCAGAGGGATGAGGCCTATGTTGTcactcaggagctgctgag CAACTACAGACGTGACCTCAAGTCCCTGGAAGGGGACATCCATGGCTGTGGGAAGTCCATcaggaaagaggaggagaagaatgAGAGCCTGGTCAGGCTGCTGAACCGCTCCCAGAACGATGCCAGTGTGACAAGGAAGCTGATTGCCCagtgcctgcaggagcaggaggccctgcaggTCCAGGCTGGCACCTACACTCGTGTTCTCCACGAGACAGAGGAGGCCCTCAGCAGGACCAGGATG GACCAGGCTGCTCACCTGAATGAGCTGCTGTCCATCAGGAAGGGGATACAGAAGGGAACTTATGCCAGCGAGCAGCTAGAGAGTGAAATCATGGCCAAGCTCCAGGACCAGAGGATATCCAGCAAAGTTGCAAAGCACTTCTCCCAGCTGGCTGAAAAGCTTCGGAACAGAAAGAGCGACCTG GAGCTGCATTTTTACAAGGTTGAGAACGACGTGGCCCAGATTATTCTGAATGCAACCAATACCAGCTGCAGGCTGACAGTTCACCAGAAAACACTCTGTGAGGTggacaaggaaataaaaaatgtgaatGAACAGATCACCTGCCAGGAAAATGAGATTGCCAAGTCCAAGATCCTGGCTGAGAAGAAGGGAGGGATCCTCTGCCTGTACAACAAAAAGCTGGAGATGCTTCTTTCTCAGCAAGGG GGGCAAGAACTGGGCCCACTGGAGATTGAGATCAACAGGCTGAACCAGGAGATAGAAGATTGCAACTCCGAGGCAGTGACATTGCAGAAGTACTGGCTGAGTGAGCAGAAGGAGCTGATGAAGCTGACACAGGAGAAGGAGGAACAGATCACCTCCCTGGACAcgctgcagaagcagagcatCATCATGCAGCAGAGGAAGCTGCGCCTGGACA ATGAAATTCAGCAGGAAATGAAAGAGCAGAAGGATGTGGAACGGCACATGAAGAACATGTCAAATGACTTGATTAAGTTGAACACGTTGATCAACAAGAACAACAGCAGCGTTGAGAACCTGCAAAATGGCAGAATTGTCACAGAGAACGAGTTTGTGCAGTCTCTCAAG gcagcagaaaaagaatCCATGGAGATGCAGGAGAGGCACAGTAAGCTGactgaggagaaggaaaggctCCTGAACAGCCTGGTGGAAGCAGA GCATCAGATCCTGCTGTGGGAGAAGAAGTTCCAGCTGGCAAAAGAGATGAAGGATACCACAGATGCTCTGACAGAGCACGGCGAGATCCATGACATGAAAACAGAGATTCGGAGGATGCAG GTGCGCTATgggcagctgcagaagcagcaggagatgctgatTCGGGCCATGGAGGCGTGTGTTTCCCAGAGAGAGACAATCACAGACCGGGCAGAGGCTCAGAGCAAGCTGAAGCACAGCGCCAAGAGCGACGTCCAAAGCAGGAAAGAGGACCTGAAGAAGAAGATCAGGGAAATCCAGGAG AACATTTATGAATGCAACCAAACCATGCAGGAGCTGGAGACCATCCAAGAGTCCCTCAAAGACAACTTttcaggaaagcagcaggaagtgtgccagctccaggatgaGACTGAGAGCCTCATCTTGGACAGGGAATATCTTCACTACGAGAAACGATGG aACCTGTTGGAGATTGTGGCCCACCAGGCACgccagaagcagctgcaggctctgaggcAAGGGAAGTACAAGGCCCTGTGCCTCACTGAAGAGTCCTGCATGAACCAGCAGGAGAAAGTGGAGGATCGGCTGCAGACCATTAGCACCATCGTGCAGCAGATCCAGGaggaacagccccagcaccaAAGGGCTCTGCAGTGGCTCAGTCACTGCTTGAGAGCCAAGCTCGCGTCGCAGGAAGCCTGA
- the GAA gene encoding lysosomal alpha-glucosidase yields MGPGPGLAAALLALLLPVLASARGPGAAACEVSPSGRFDCGPERLLSRAGCEARGCCYSPGPGPRSGPGPPWCFFPRGYRSYRAENLTATESGFSARLRRQAAAFLPAAVDELRLELALETPARLRFTLRDAARPRYEVPLATPRVHGRASSTLYGLQVSQEPFGLVVCRQSSGRILLNTTVAPLIFTDQFLQISTSLPSHFISGLGERLTPLFLDTAWTRVTLWNRDMAPAPHVNLYGSHPFYLVMEDDGSAHGVFLLNSNAMDVLLQPSPALTWRTTGGILDFYIFLGPDPKSVVRQYLDVVGFPFMPPYWGLGFHLCRWGYSSTDITRQVVANMTAARFPLDVQWNDLDYADAKRDFTFNKKSFRDYPEMVRDFHSLGLRYIMIVDAGISSSGPPGTYKPYDEGLRRGVFIRNATGQPLVGKVWPGPTVFPDFTNPETHEWWHDMVKDFHDRVPFDGMWLDMNEPSNFVEGSQDGCPNNNLEHPPYVPGVFGGRLQAGTICASSQQYLSSHYNLHSLYGLSEAVASHSALLRVRGKRPFIISRSTFAGHGRYAGHWTGDVGSDWQQLYYSIPEVLLFNLFGVPLVGADICGFLGDTSEELCVRWTQLGAFYPFMRNHNDHGTRPQEPFAFSPPAQAAMRNALRLRYSLLPFLYTLFHRAHSAGQTVARPLFLEFPTDPNTWAVDRQLLWGGELLVTPVLEAGQTKVSGYFPAGTWYSLAGDSTIHSKGQWILLPAPLDTINVHVRAGHILPLQEPAFSTAQSRGKGMALVVALTPDGFARGELFWDDGDSWETFERGDYTELLFLASNDAVLSQLLRARAHLDGVLLEAVTVLGVTSPPRRVLANGAIVRDFSYRSDTQVLRVPVSLPMWEQFVISWS; encoded by the exons atggggccgggcccggggctggcGGCCgcgctgctggcgctgctgctgccggtCCTGGCCTCGGCTCGgggccccggcgctgccgcctGCGAGGTGTCCCCGAGCGGCCGCTTCGACTGCGGCCCCGAGCGGCTCCTGTCGCGGGCGGGCTGCGAGGCGCGGGGCTGCTGCTACAGCCCGGGGCCCGGGCCGCGCtccgggcccggcccgccctGGTGCTTCTTCCCCCGCGGCTACCGCAGCTACCGCGCCGAGAACCTGACGGCCACCGAGAGCGGCTTCTCCGCCCGCCTGCGCCGCCAGGCCGCCGCCTTCCTGCCGGCAGCGGTGGACGAGCTGCGGCTGGAGCTGGCGCTGGAGACCCCGGCCCGCCTGCGCTTCACG CTCCGGGACGCCGCCCGGCCGCGCTATGAGGTGCCGCTGGCCACGCCGCGGGTGCACGGCCGAGCCTCCTCCACGCTGTACGGGCTGCAGGTCAGCCAGGAGCCCTTCGGCCTCGTCGTGTGCCGGCAGAGCAGTGGGAGAATCCT GCTGAACACCACGGTCGCGCCCCTCATCTTCACAGACCAGTTCCTGCAGATCtccacctccctgccctcccactTCATTTCGGGGCTGGGGGAGCGCCTGACCCCGCTGTTCCTTGACACAGCATGGACCAGGGTCACCCTCTGGAATCGGGACATGGCACCTGCG ccccacgTCAACCTCTACGGCTCCCACCCTTTCTACCTGGTGATGGAGGACGATGGTTCTGCCCACGGTGTGTTTCTGCTGAACAGCAACGCCATGG AcgtgctcctgcagcccagcccggccctgaCCTGGCGCACGACAGGAGGGATCCTGGACTTCTACATCTTCCTGGGCCCTGACCCCAAGAGTGTGGTGCGGCAGTACCTGGATGTGGTTG GGTTCCCCTTCATGCCCCCGTACTGGGGCCTGGGTTTCCACCTGTGCCGCTGGGGCTACTCCTCCACAGACATCACCCGGCAGGTGGTGGCCAACATGACAGCAGCTCGCTTCCCCCTG GACGTGCAGTGGAACGACCTGGACTATGCAGATGCCAAGAGGGATTTCACCTTCAACAAGAAAAGCTTCAGGGACTACCCCGAGATGGTGCGGGACTTCCACAGCCTTGGGCTGAGGTACATCATGATCGTG GACGCTGGGATCAGCAGCTCGGGGCCCCCTGGCACCTACAAGCCCTATGATGAGGGCCTGAGGCGAGGGGTGTTCATCAGGAACGCCACGGGGCAGCCCCTGGTCGGGAAG GTCTGGCCAGGCCCCACGGTGTTCCCAGACTTCACCAACCCAGAGACTCACGAGTGGTGGCACGACATGGTGAAGGACTTCCACGATCGAGTGCCCTTCGATGGCATGTGGCTC GACATGAACGAGCCGTCCAACTTCGTGGAGGGCTCCCAGGACGGCTGCCCCAACAACAACCTGGAGCATCCCCCGTACGTGCCAG GTGTGTTCGGGGGCCGCCTGCAGGCCGGCACCATCTGTGCCTCCAGCCAGCAGTACCTGTCCTCTCACTACAACCTGCACAGCCTGTACGGGCTGAGCGAGGCCGTGGCCTCCCACAG TGCTCTGCTGAGGGTGCGGGGCAAGCGTCCCTTCATCATCTCTCGCTCCACCTTCGCCGGGCACGGCCGCTACGCCGGGCACTGGACAGGGGACGTGGGCAGCGACTGGCAGCAGCTCTACTACTCCATACCAG aggtgctgctctTCAACCTCTTCGGGGTGCCCCTGGTGGGTGCCGACATCTGCGGCTTCCTGGGCGACACCAGCGAGGAGCTGTGCGTGCGCTGGACCCAGCTGGGAGCCTTCTACCCCTTCATGAGGAACCACAACGACCACGGCACCCGG CCGCAGGAGCCCTTTGCCTTCAGCCCGCCGGCCCAGGCTGCCATGAGGAACGCGCTGCGCCTCCGGTACTCGCTGCTGCCCTTCCTCTACACGCTGTTCCACCGGGCCCACAGTGCCGGGCAGACCGTGGCACGGCCCCTGTTCCTCGA GTTCCCCACAGACCCCAACACCTGGGCCGTGGACCGCCAGCTCCTGTGGGGCGGGGAGCTGCTCGTCACCCCCGTGCTGGAGGCAGGACAGACCAAAGTCAGCGGCTACTTCCCAGCAGGGACGTGGTACAGCCTCGCAGGG GACTCCACCATCCACAGCAAAGGGCAGTGGATCCTCCTGCCAGCGCCCCTGGACACCATCAACGTCCACGTGCGTGCAGGGCACATCCTGCCCCTGCAG GAACCTGCCTTCAGCACTGCCCAGTCCCGTGGGAAGGGCATGGCCCTGGTGGTGGCGCTGACCCCGGACGGCTTCGCCAGGGGAGAGCTGTTCTGGGACgatggggacagctgggagaCCTTTGAGAGGGGCGACTACACcgagctgctcttcctggcctccAAC GACGCcgtgctcagccagctgctgcgGGCCAGAGCCCACCTGGACGGGGTCCTGCTGGAGGCTGTCACCGTGCTGGGGGTCACCAGCCCTCCCCGGCGAGTCCTGGCCAACGGTGCCATCGTCAGGGACTTCTCCTACCGCAGTGACACCCAG GTGCTGAGGGTCCCTGTGTCGCTGCCCATGTGGGAGCAGTTTGTGATCTCCTGGTCCTGA
- the CCDC40 gene encoding coiled-coil domain-containing protein 40 isoform X1 yields the protein MKNPLSLPQTMQNVTSLCPPAQDDMEQPGPGGGASPPPSGAPAAEPGSGAGASSHHAAPSSELPGAHGSQGRERAAEEPERRRPRLKKGETELLVLDPEHPLMTRFQAALKNYLTKQIEQVNLDLHGMRTAMKSSKEQREELGVILYGAQQQLGQLEEELEKSQERWWQAAEARQQLEEELQALRAAHKEMCHSTEGERKKVSTMQTQIENLALELLYVQSMDQEMHHRLLLMKQTARRAEADRIRAEVEKKKQDIFLDQLTRRVHQLQEQIALFEAQLVAQAEDTKVTRQAITEAGLEVQAINMEKKKLMEHWNSSLAGMKQRDEAYVVTQELLSNYRRDLKSLEGDIHGCGKSIRKEEEKNESLVRLLNRSQNDASVTRKLIAQCLQEQEALQVQAGTYTRVLHETEEALSRTRMDQAAHLNELLSIRKGIQKGTYASEQLESEIMAKLQDQRISSKVAKHFSQLAEKLRNRKSDLELHFYKVENDVAQIILNATNTSCRLTVHQKTLCEVDKEIKNVNEQITCQENEIAKSKILAEKKGGILCLYNKKLEMLLSQQGGQELGPLEIEINRLNQEIEDCNSEAVTLQKYWLSEQKELMKLTQEKEEQITSLDTLQKQSIIMQQRKLRLDNEIQQEMKEQKDVERHMKNMSNDLIKLNTLINKNNSSVENLQNGRIVTENEFVQSLKAAEKESMEMQERHSKLTEEKERLLNSLVEAEHQILLWEKKFQLAKEMKDTTDALTEHGEIHDMKTEIRRMQVRYGQLQKQQEMLIRAMEACVSQRETITDRAEAQSKLKHSAKSDVQSRKEDLKKKIREIQENIYECNQTMQELETIQESLKDNFSGKQQEVCQLQDETESLILDREYLHYEKRWNLLEIVAHQARQKQLQALRQGKYKALCLTEESCMNQQEKVEDRLQTISTIVQQIQEEQPQHQRALQWLSHCLRAKLASQEA from the exons atgaaaaatcccCTGAGCCTTCCCCAGACAATGCAGAATGTGACCAGCCTTTGTCCCCCTGCCCAGGACGACATGGAGCAGCCAGGCCCAGGCGGAGGAGCCTCTCCCCCTCCCTCGGGAGCACCCGCAGCCGAGCCAG GGAGCGGAGCAGGAGCCAGCTCTCACCATGCAGCGCCGAGCTCGGAGCTCCCCGGCGCCCATGGCAGCCAAGGAAGGGAGAGGGCGGCCGAGGAGCCGGAGAGGAGGAGACCGAGGctgaaaaaaggagaaacagaGCTGCTCGTCCTGGACCCAGAACAT CCTCTGATGACAAGATTCCAGGCTGCCCTGAAGAACTACCTCACCAAGCAGATAGAACAAGTGAACCTGGACCTGCATGGAATG AGAACAGCCATGAAGAGCAGCAAGGAGCAGCGCGAGGAGCTGGGGGTGATCCTCTATggggcccagcagcagctggggcagctggaggaggagctggagaagagCCAGGAGCGCTGGTGGCAGGCGGCAGAGGcacggcagcagctggaggaggagctgcaggcccTCAGGGCTGCTCACAAGGAAATGTGTCACAGCACCGAGGGGGAGCGCAAGAAAG TTTCTACAATGCAGACCCAGATTGAAAACCTGGCCTTGGAGCTCCTCTACGTGCAGAGCATGGACCAGGAGATGCATCACAGGCTCTTACTGATGAAACAGACAGCAAGGAGGGCTGAGGCAGACAGGATCCGGGCTGAGgtggagaagaaaaaacag GACATTTTCCTGGACCAGCTGACAAGGAGAGtccaccagctgcaggaacaaatTGCTCTGTTTGAAGCTCAGCTTGTGGCCCAGGCAGAGGACACAAAAGTGACCCGGCAGGCAATCACTGAG gctgggctggaggtcCAGGCCATTAACATGGAGAAAAAGAAGCTGATGGAGCACTGGAACAGCAGCTTGGCTGGAATGAAGCAGAGGGATGAGGCCTATGTTGTcactcaggagctgctgag CAACTACAGACGTGACCTCAAGTCCCTGGAAGGGGACATCCATGGCTGTGGGAAGTCCATcaggaaagaggaggagaagaatgAGAGCCTGGTCAGGCTGCTGAACCGCTCCCAGAACGATGCCAGTGTGACAAGGAAGCTGATTGCCCagtgcctgcaggagcaggaggccctgcaggTCCAGGCTGGCACCTACACTCGTGTTCTCCACGAGACAGAGGAGGCCCTCAGCAGGACCAGGATG GACCAGGCTGCTCACCTGAATGAGCTGCTGTCCATCAGGAAGGGGATACAGAAGGGAACTTATGCCAGCGAGCAGCTAGAGAGTGAAATCATGGCCAAGCTCCAGGACCAGAGGATATCCAGCAAAGTTGCAAAGCACTTCTCCCAGCTGGCTGAAAAGCTTCGGAACAGAAAGAGCGACCTG GAGCTGCATTTTTACAAGGTTGAGAACGACGTGGCCCAGATTATTCTGAATGCAACCAATACCAGCTGCAGGCTGACAGTTCACCAGAAAACACTCTGTGAGGTggacaaggaaataaaaaatgtgaatGAACAGATCACCTGCCAGGAAAATGAGATTGCCAAGTCCAAGATCCTGGCTGAGAAGAAGGGAGGGATCCTCTGCCTGTACAACAAAAAGCTGGAGATGCTTCTTTCTCAGCAAGGG GGGCAAGAACTGGGCCCACTGGAGATTGAGATCAACAGGCTGAACCAGGAGATAGAAGATTGCAACTCCGAGGCAGTGACATTGCAGAAGTACTGGCTGAGTGAGCAGAAGGAGCTGATGAAGCTGACACAGGAGAAGGAGGAACAGATCACCTCCCTGGACAcgctgcagaagcagagcatCATCATGCAGCAGAGGAAGCTGCGCCTGGACA ATGAAATTCAGCAGGAAATGAAAGAGCAGAAGGATGTGGAACGGCACATGAAGAACATGTCAAATGACTTGATTAAGTTGAACACGTTGATCAACAAGAACAACAGCAGCGTTGAGAACCTGCAAAATGGCAGAATTGTCACAGAGAACGAGTTTGTGCAGTCTCTCAAG gcagcagaaaaagaatCCATGGAGATGCAGGAGAGGCACAGTAAGCTGactgaggagaaggaaaggctCCTGAACAGCCTGGTGGAAGCAGA GCATCAGATCCTGCTGTGGGAGAAGAAGTTCCAGCTGGCAAAAGAGATGAAGGATACCACAGATGCTCTGACAGAGCACGGCGAGATCCATGACATGAAAACAGAGATTCGGAGGATGCAG GTGCGCTATgggcagctgcagaagcagcaggagatgctgatTCGGGCCATGGAGGCGTGTGTTTCCCAGAGAGAGACAATCACAGACCGGGCAGAGGCTCAGAGCAAGCTGAAGCACAGCGCCAAGAGCGACGTCCAAAGCAGGAAAGAGGACCTGAAGAAGAAGATCAGGGAAATCCAGGAG AACATTTATGAATGCAACCAAACCATGCAGGAGCTGGAGACCATCCAAGAGTCCCTCAAAGACAACTTttcaggaaagcagcaggaagtgtgccagctccaggatgaGACTGAGAGCCTCATCTTGGACAGGGAATATCTTCACTACGAGAAACGATGG aACCTGTTGGAGATTGTGGCCCACCAGGCACgccagaagcagctgcaggctctgaggcAAGGGAAGTACAAGGCCCTGTGCCTCACTGAAGAGTCCTGCATGAACCAGCAGGAGAAAGTGGAGGATCGGCTGCAGACCATTAGCACCATCGTGCAGCAGATCCAGGaggaacagccccagcaccaAAGGGCTCTGCAGTGGCTCAGTCACTGCTTGAGAGCCAAGCTCGCGTCGCAGGAAGCCTGA